A window from Leucoraja erinacea ecotype New England unplaced genomic scaffold, Leri_hhj_1 Leri_360S, whole genome shotgun sequence encodes these proteins:
- the LOC129693592 gene encoding probable G-protein coupled receptor 139, with protein sequence MGKTTSSMFHLNNREATSDQPVPTYVGVELDRTLSIKQHLEGAKANTSARAALISCPARTTWGATRKTRRMSTVALVFSAAEYCAVTSCCPNIAAVVILSRARCGLSKCVTYYLVAMAVADLLVIVSAVILNRITGIYFINSLFSTTPACSFSTVMIYTSRDSSVWLTVAFTFDRFAAICCRQLKDSYCTKKTATVVIAAVCVLSGVKNAPFYFTYQPLYTVDGVPWFCDIKLSFFTEPVWKSYDWLDRILTPSVPFLLIFLFNVLTIRHIYVSNRIRNALRGNKEGEDGKDAEMESRRKSIILLFSISTSFLLLWVTYVINFMLVRIKGGSYISGFSFRNPRYILQESANMLSTLSFCTNSFIYAVTQAKFRLELKKAVKYPLVVVHNCLRR encoded by the exons ATGGGTAAGACTACATCTTCAATGTTCCACCTCAACAACAGAGAAGCGACCAGCGACCAGCCCGTTCCCACGTATGTCGGTGTGGAGCTCGACAGGACGTTGTCAATCAAACAACACCTGGAAGGTGCCAAGGCAAACACAAGCGCCCGTGCAGCACTGATAAGCTGCCCAGCCCGCACCACATGGGGAGCCACAAGGAAGACACGgcgcatgtccacagtggccctggtgttctcagccgcCGAGTACTGCGCCGTAACGTCATGTTGCC CGAACATAGCGGCCGTTGTGATCCTATCGCGAGCGAGGTGTGGACTTTCCAAGTGCGTTACTTATTACCTCGTGGCCATGGCGGTGGCGGATCTACTGGTTATCGTCTCCGCCGTGATACTGAATCGAATCACCGGCATCTACTTTATTAACAGTTTGTTCTCCACCACTCCCGCCTGTAGTTTCAGCACGGTGATGATTTATACAAGCAGGGATTCATCGGTGTGGCTGACGGTTGCTTTCACCTTCGATCGATTTGCGGCCATTTGCTGCCGGCAGCTAAAAGATAGTTACTGCACCAAGAAAACCGCGACTGTGGTGATAGCTGCTGTGTGTGTCCTGAGCGGTGTGAAAAATGCCCCTTTCTACTTTACATACCAACCATTGTATACAGTGGACGGAGTGCCATGGTTTTGTGACATTAAGTTAAGCTTCTTCACTGAACCTGTCTGGAAATCATACGATTGGCTGGATCGCATTTTGACACCTTCTGTTCCTTTCCTTCTGATCTTTTTGTTCAATGTTCTGACTATCAGACACATATATGTGTCCAACAGAATCCGCAACGCACTTCGTGGTAACAAGGAGGGCGAGGATGGGAAAGATGCTGAAATGGAGAGCCGGAGAAAATCCATCATTTTACTTTTTAGCATCTCCACCAGTTTTCTGCTCTTGTGGGTGACGTATGTCATTAATTTTATGCTCGTTCGGATTAAAGGCGGTTCCTATATCTCCGGTTTCAGTTTCAGAAACCCACGTTACATTCTCCAAGAAAGCGCCAACATGCTCTCGACCCTCAGCTTCTGCACGAATTCCTTTATTTACGCAGTGACCCAGGCTAAATTTCGACTGGAGTTGAAGAAGGCTGTGAAATATCCTCTGGTGGTGGTTCATAACTGCCTCAGACGATGA